The following proteins are encoded in a genomic region of Apis mellifera strain DH4 linkage group LG14, Amel_HAv3.1, whole genome shotgun sequence:
- the LOC727642 gene encoding dnaJ homolog subfamily B member 13-like, giving the protein MSCDETCTCDKRGIDYYGVLSLTKDCDDLEIKSAFRRLAIRYNPKRAKDESLSTIFALVTEAYDVLSDPLKRTVYDQFGEEGLKNGIPGVEEFICPYVYHGEPMRTYREFFGTESPYADLIYAVTQSPSLLEFLEGRGIKRKEEPLIKTLYLTLLEVFLGGIKKMKIQRLVLVGDDKSMTVVKEKILTIPIKPGIPTGTRITFPEEGDQGPTKIPADVIFITEDRPHETFRREGSDLHMTVDIFLREALTGTVVTVDTLDDRTLRIPLTSVITPDYKKRILGEGLPLPENPKGKGDLIITFNIEYPVYMPVSNKNYVKRAFDTSEDIRDTEYVHRLILANKMRRNIDFDVPVRRDPKDYEAKELDFICNI; this is encoded by the exons atGTCATGCGACGAAACTTGTACATGTGATAAGCGTGGTATAGATTACTATGGTGTATTATCGTTGACAAAAGATTGCGACGATTTGGAAATCAAATCAGC aTTTCGACGTTTAGCGATACGATACAATCCAAAAAGAGCAAAGGATGAAAGTTTAAGTACTATTTTTGCCTTGGTAACTGAAGCATACGATGTGCTTTCAGATCCTCTTAAAAGAACTGTATATGATCAATTCGGTGAGGAAGGTCTTAAAAATGGCATACCTGGAGTCGAAGAATTCATCTGTCCATATGTTTATCATGGAGAACCGATGAGAACTTATAG GGAATTCTTCGGTACCGAAAGTCCTTATGCTGATCTAATCTACGCAGTAACGCAGTCTCCATCTCTGCTCGAATTTCTCGAGGGGCGGGGTATAAAACGTAAAGAAGAGCCTCTGATAAAAACCTTGTACTTAACCCTTCTGGAG GTTTTTCTTGGTggaattaagaaaatgaagataCAGAGATTGGTTTTGGTAGGGGATGATAAATCTATGACAgtggtaaaagaaaaaattttaacaataccTATTAAACCAGGCATACCGACAGGGACGAGGATAACATTTCCAGAGGAAGGTGACCAAGGACCCACGAAAATACctg CGGATGTAATCTTCATCACGGAGGACCGGCCTCACGAGACCTTCCGAAGAGAGGGCTCTGACTTGCACATGACGGTCGATATCTTTCTGCGAGAGGCACTGACCGGAACAGTGGTCACCGTCGACACCCTCGACGACAGAACCCTTCGAATACCACTAACGTCTGTCATCAC aCCAGATTATAAGAAACGCATACTTGGAGAAGGATTGCCATTACCAGAAAATccaaaaggaaaaggagatcTAATTATAACCTTTAACATTGAATATCCGGTATATATGCcagtatcaaataaaaattatgttaaacgAGCATTTGATACATCAGAAGATATTAGGGATACAGAATATGTCCATCGTCTTATATTGGCTAATAAAATGCgtagaaatattgattttgatgTTCCTGTACGCCGAGATCCTAAAGATTATGAAGCAAAAGAATTAGACTTTATttgtaacatttaa
- the LOC113219234 gene encoding uncharacterized protein LOC113219234 translates to MDASELILNLVQKAAVKTEVKEKNLSDCEGFSNCDSPSPSQHAIDNNTFSCSAPEKSRGNCKKEKSEEEMFKVSLATNDEDLENDKENVLKKKIRLEARQICSNREKSDEEKIFVLQQLGRSQIRPEGFPAFLCIDGRIADSNGVKRKIPRPANAFMLFANEWRKKLAAENPRESNKDISVRLVFFLYNTYIILNITHT, encoded by the exons ATGGATGCTtctgaattaattttgaaccTCGTGCAGAAAG cCGCGGTTAAAACGGAagttaaggaaaaaaatttaagcgaTTGCGAAGGATTTTCTAATTGTGATAGTCCATCTCCTAGTCAACATGCAATCGACAACAATACGTTCTCCTGTAGCGCGCCTGAAAAATCGCGAGGAAattgtaaaaaggaaaaatctgAAGAAGAAATGTTTAAGGTTTCCTTGGCGACGAACGACGAAGATTTGGAAAACGATAAAGAGAATgtattaaagaagaagatacgGTTGGAAGCGAGACAGATTTGTAGTAATCGTGAAAAAAGCGATGAAGAGAAAATCTTCGTGCTGCAGCAACTCGGTCGATCGCAGATACGTCCAGAAGGATTCCCGGCATTTCTATGCATCGATGGGAGAATTGCCGATTCGAATGGAGTTAAACGAAAAATCCCACGACCAGCGAACGCTTTCATGTTATTCGCCAATGAATGGCGGAAAAAGCTCGCTGCGGAAAATCCTCGGGAATCTAACAAGGATATTAGTGTTAGgctagttttttttctttataatacgtacataatattaaatataacacatacataa
- the LOC100578854 gene encoding uncharacterized protein LOC100578854 isoform X1, translating to MDCCNYVEAYAAGSHFYQQQHYFCYDNMNTDYGGYEPPPISNAIETSARYNGTVTPAYPIDYVYNPKEARLRKAMREQSRELSRRSILQSAIARASVIAGPVTSGGFLDHQHRFGCVSSANIPMNSSMEPVRVAEPWFQSTPRPKPIHSPRMTDWYGNVADPIERLQVMGAMHQRGLDKCKDVMRNQAVASVANTVSAECDATFSNNGYPVDFSDVNRERELRRQENMEYNEFTDGQKWHPYQNGGSAHQHPRTSHPPQMSNILHPNIQNPGPHGHGPWGQFCHNVLPHASSMPRNIGVRGPRHTVLLRDRVPVRHCEFPEETVRMMYNPSKLDIENVRASYTSPEHQMPRMLETSVNSVMDSASTMRIRREDDGPRWEPNAMNNRMSMDNLAATTESSISCEKERESRRSVERFEPKKKTVSKQPLPGFHQAFGSTEIGRFSRSEFFVNMVGESGASVEVADTESTNVSTDRMSEINGVAVTTATHDTSVVTTTATTTVRSFDGDDSEEASFEDSSNDLVASTSMGMYCDQPNIPRWHSPHVGAIGSEI from the exons ATGGACTGTTGCAACTACGTCGAGGCTTACGCGGCAGGGAGCCACTTTTATCAACAACAACATTACTTTTGCTATGATAACATGAACACCGATTACGGTGGTTATGAACCGCCACCGATCTCCAATGCAATCGAAACGAGCGCGCGATACAACGGGACTGTAACGCCTGCGTATCCTATAg ATTACGTGTACAATCCGAAAGAAGCGAGACTGCGAAAAGCGATGCGCGAGCAGAGCCGCGAATTATCCAGACGATCGATCTTGCAGAGCGCGATCGCACGTGCGAGCGTGATCGCTGGTCCAGTCACTTCCGGCGGCTTCCTGGATCACCAGCATCGTTTCGGCTGCGTTTCCTCGGCCAACATACCGATGAATTCGTCCATGGAGCCGGTTCGAGTCGCGGAACCGTGGTTTCAATCGACGCCTCGTCCAAAACCGATCCATTCACCCCGAATGACCGATTGGTACGGGAACGTGGCCGATCCTATCGAAAGACTGCAAGTAATGGGCGCGATGCATCAACGTGGCCTCGATAAATGCAAAGACGTGATGAGAAATCAGGCTGTGGCCAGCGTGGCCAATACCGTGTCTGCTGAATGCGATGCTACGTTTTCGAATAACGGATATCCGGTCGATTTCAGCGATGTTAATAGGGAAAGGGAGTTGCGTCGTCAGGAGAATATGGAGTACAATGAATTCACTGATGGTCAGAAATGGCATCCTTATCAG AATGGCGGGAGTGCTCATCAACATCCTAGAACGTCTCATCCTCCCCAAATGAGCAACATTCTTCACCCGAACATTCAGAATCCTGGTCCACATGGGCATGGGCCATGGGGTCAATTTTGCCATAACGTGTTACCGC ATGCTTCGTCTATGCCTCGAAATATTGGAGTTCGAGGTCCGCGTCACACTGTGTTATTACGGGATCGTGTACCCGTTAGACACTGTGAATTCCCTGAAGAAACAGTGCGAATGATGTACAATCCAAGCAAACTCGATATTGAGAATGTACGAGCATCGTATACGTCTCCTGAACATCAG atGCCAAGAATGCTAGAAACTTCAGTAAATTCTGTTATGGATTCTGCGTCCACAATGAGGATTCGTCGCGAAGATGATGGGCCCAGATGGGAGCCGAACGCTATGAATAATAGAATGTCTATGGATAACTTAGCTGCAACAACG GAATCTAGCATATCATGCGAGAAGGAACGTGAATCCCGGCGATCTGTCGAAAGATTCGAGCCGAAGAAGAAAACTGTCAGTAAGCAACCGTTGCCTGGTTTTCACCAAGCATTCGGTTCTACAGAGATCGGCAGGTTCTCCAGATCTGAGTTTTTCGTGAATATGGTGGGCGAGAGTGGCGCAAGCGTGGAAGTCGCCGACACGGAAAGTACTAATGTAAGTACGGATCGTATGTCAGAGATAAATGGGGTTGCAGTTACAACTGCGACGCACGATACATCCGTGGTCACCACGACCGCAACGACGACCGTCAGGTCATTCGATGGCGACGATAGCGAGGAAGCGAGCTTCGAAGACTCGAGTAACGACCTCGTCGCTTCTACGTCAATGGGCATGTATTGTGACCAGCCAAATATTCCTCGATGGCATAGTCCTCACGTAGGCGCTATAGGTAgcgaaatttaa
- the LOC100578854 gene encoding uncharacterized protein LOC100578854 isoform X2, with protein MDCCNYVEAYAAGSHFYQQQHYFCYDNMNTDYGGYEPPPISNAIETSARYNGTVTPAYPIDYVYNPKEARLRKAMREQSRELSRRSILQSAIARASVIAGPVTSGGFLDHQHRFGCVSSANIPMNSSMEPVRVAEPWFQSTPRPKPIHSPRMTDWYGNVADPIERLQVMGAMHQRGLDKCKDVMRNQAVASVANTVSAECDATFSNNGYPVDFSDVNRERELRRQENMEYNEFTDGQKWHPYQNGGSAHQHPRTSHPPQMSNILHPNIQNPGPHGHGPWGQFCHNVLPHASSMPRNIGVRGPRHTVLLRDRVPVRHCEFPEETVRMMYNPSKLDIENMPRMLETSVNSVMDSASTMRIRREDDGPRWEPNAMNNRMSMDNLAATTESSISCEKERESRRSVERFEPKKKTVSKQPLPGFHQAFGSTEIGRFSRSEFFVNMVGESGASVEVADTESTNVSTDRMSEINGVAVTTATHDTSVVTTTATTTVRSFDGDDSEEASFEDSSNDLVASTSMGMYCDQPNIPRWHSPHVGAIGSEI; from the exons ATGGACTGTTGCAACTACGTCGAGGCTTACGCGGCAGGGAGCCACTTTTATCAACAACAACATTACTTTTGCTATGATAACATGAACACCGATTACGGTGGTTATGAACCGCCACCGATCTCCAATGCAATCGAAACGAGCGCGCGATACAACGGGACTGTAACGCCTGCGTATCCTATAg ATTACGTGTACAATCCGAAAGAAGCGAGACTGCGAAAAGCGATGCGCGAGCAGAGCCGCGAATTATCCAGACGATCGATCTTGCAGAGCGCGATCGCACGTGCGAGCGTGATCGCTGGTCCAGTCACTTCCGGCGGCTTCCTGGATCACCAGCATCGTTTCGGCTGCGTTTCCTCGGCCAACATACCGATGAATTCGTCCATGGAGCCGGTTCGAGTCGCGGAACCGTGGTTTCAATCGACGCCTCGTCCAAAACCGATCCATTCACCCCGAATGACCGATTGGTACGGGAACGTGGCCGATCCTATCGAAAGACTGCAAGTAATGGGCGCGATGCATCAACGTGGCCTCGATAAATGCAAAGACGTGATGAGAAATCAGGCTGTGGCCAGCGTGGCCAATACCGTGTCTGCTGAATGCGATGCTACGTTTTCGAATAACGGATATCCGGTCGATTTCAGCGATGTTAATAGGGAAAGGGAGTTGCGTCGTCAGGAGAATATGGAGTACAATGAATTCACTGATGGTCAGAAATGGCATCCTTATCAG AATGGCGGGAGTGCTCATCAACATCCTAGAACGTCTCATCCTCCCCAAATGAGCAACATTCTTCACCCGAACATTCAGAATCCTGGTCCACATGGGCATGGGCCATGGGGTCAATTTTGCCATAACGTGTTACCGC ATGCTTCGTCTATGCCTCGAAATATTGGAGTTCGAGGTCCGCGTCACACTGTGTTATTACGGGATCGTGTACCCGTTAGACACTGTGAATTCCCTGAAGAAACAGTGCGAATGATGTACAATCCAAGCAAACTCGATATTGAGAAT atGCCAAGAATGCTAGAAACTTCAGTAAATTCTGTTATGGATTCTGCGTCCACAATGAGGATTCGTCGCGAAGATGATGGGCCCAGATGGGAGCCGAACGCTATGAATAATAGAATGTCTATGGATAACTTAGCTGCAACAACG GAATCTAGCATATCATGCGAGAAGGAACGTGAATCCCGGCGATCTGTCGAAAGATTCGAGCCGAAGAAGAAAACTGTCAGTAAGCAACCGTTGCCTGGTTTTCACCAAGCATTCGGTTCTACAGAGATCGGCAGGTTCTCCAGATCTGAGTTTTTCGTGAATATGGTGGGCGAGAGTGGCGCAAGCGTGGAAGTCGCCGACACGGAAAGTACTAATGTAAGTACGGATCGTATGTCAGAGATAAATGGGGTTGCAGTTACAACTGCGACGCACGATACATCCGTGGTCACCACGACCGCAACGACGACCGTCAGGTCATTCGATGGCGACGATAGCGAGGAAGCGAGCTTCGAAGACTCGAGTAACGACCTCGTCGCTTCTACGTCAATGGGCATGTATTGTGACCAGCCAAATATTCCTCGATGGCATAGTCCTCACGTAGGCGCTATAGGTAgcgaaatttaa
- the LOC102654696 gene encoding uncharacterized protein LOC102654696 — translation MGTSAAIHRITESGEILSRITPEECCWFATQSRCGVSRISDNVVENDVENSSGQFKIIPFTETPYVKYYEFNNCTAYLDCSHHARDKEWYCQTNTMNTHPSKVHRQRENYESFMSERGDGSYIIIGTPSNGNRSNNGRAGDDDFDNDTRKQTAVKMENNDSPKHTSFPSGKKDGNI, via the exons ATGGGAACTTCGGCTGCCATTCACAGAATCACGGAGAGTGGTGAGATTTTGTCGCGAATCACGCCGGAGGAATGTTGCTGGTTCGCCACTCAATCCAGATGCGGAGTATCTAGAATTTCGGACAATGTCGTG GAAAACGACGTTGAAAATTCATCAGGTCAATTTAAAATCATCCCTTTCACAGAGACACcctatgtaaaatattacgaatttaat aattgtaCGGCTTATTTGGATTGCTCTCATCACGCAAGAGATAAAGAATGGTACTGTCAAACTAACACGATGAACACTCATCCGTCGAAAGTGCATCGTCAACGAGAAAATTACGAATCTTTCATGAGCGAAAGAGGTGATGGAAGCTACATAATAATCGGCACACCAAGTAACGGGAATCGAAGTAACAATGGTAGAGCTGGGGATGATGATTTTGACAATGATACACGTAAACAAACAGCTGTCAAAATGGAGAACAATGATTCTCCGAAGCATACGAGTTTCCCTTCTGGAAAGAAAGATGGAAACATTTGA
- the LOC412976 gene encoding brachyury protein: MQPAPATPGSPTRSSCCERDREREIHEDRGRERNNTGRQNRMTPEEDHEERGNERTVISGQNLGVMTVSGNQGLSLSLSLEDRDLWTKFQCLTNEMIVTKNGRRMFPVVKVVARGLEPKAMYTLLLEFVQVDPHRWKYVNGEWVPGGKAEVAPPNPIYIHPESPNFGSHWMKEAVSFAKVKLTNKSNGNGQIMLNSLHKYEPRVHLVRVDAVEERTVLTYRYPETQFIAVTAYQNEEVTNLKIKYNPFAKAFLDAKERPADPQTYPQYTGAWFLPQPTMGYEYNTATAIAAAQNQASVTVNNHLSNSCTVSTAGHRSTCRSTPYTLRHKYIQDEQRADPYGSVQLLHSTAYVAPPGWSPRSPESLQNLNPACLPPTQEWPTSPSPSPTSSSHAVFSRSVVGTASPTTATGCTLYVPSNLSSVPQEHNHCTDTSAWIHPTTLSEQQQQQQQSYLNLNLHLHHQMSSYTSVPHTGLHHTLHSNGTDTVPPVDEYVHEYHTSPVQSTTPDRHPQHHHSQMLHLQPIQQAGTVSPVSVEYDTPSKEHHIPVSYSEQNADTLNDVQSDENRRYLTTVIDRHHRQDSDIANNDHQATAWTPLTPPPAPQTTAI, translated from the exons ATGCAACCAGCACCGGCTACACCCGGTTCTCCAACACGGTCATCTTGTTGCGAGCGAGATCGGGAGCGGGAAATTCACGAGGATCGTGGAAGAGAGCGGAACAATACTGGAAGACAAAATCGAATGACCCCGGAGGAAGATCACGAGGAAAGAGGCAACGAGAGGACGGTGATTTCGGGACAGAATCTTGGTGTTATGACTGTTAGCGGAAATCAGGGATTATCTCTTTCGTTGTCACTCGAAGACAGGGATCTATGGACTAAATTTCAATGTTTGACCAATGAAATGATTGTGACAAAGAATGGAAG ACGGATGTTTCCTGTCGTTAAAGTGGTTGCAAGAGGATTAGAGCCAAAAGCTATGTACACTCTTCTTCTTGAATTCGTTCAAGTGGATCCACACAG atGGAAATATGTTAATGGAGAATGGGTCCCAGGTGGAAAAGCGGAAGTCGCTCCTCCGAATCCAATTTACATTCATCCAGAGAGTCCAAATTTTGGATCCCATTGGATGAAAGAAGCGGTATCGTTTGCTAAAGTAAAATTGACAAATAAATCCAATGGAAACGGgcaaattatgttaaattcatTGCATAAATATGAACCTCGAGTGCATTTGGTTCGCGTAGACGCAGTGGAAGAAAGAACG gTGCTCACCTATCGTTATCCTGAGACACAATTCATAGCGGTGACAGCTTATCAAAATGAAGaagttacaaatttaaaaattaaatataatccttTTGCGAAGGCGTTTCTTGATGCTAAAGAAAGACCTGCTGATCCGCAAACTTATCCGCAAT acACTGGCGCTTGGTTTTTACCACAACCTACGATGGGATACGAATATAACACAGCCACGGCCATTGCGGCCGCACAAAATCAAGCATCAGTGACAGTCAATAATCATCTTTCTAATTCTTGTACCGTTTCCACAGCTGGTCACAGGAGTACTTGTAGATCAACGCCTTACACTTTGAGACATAAATACATTCAAgatg AACAACGCGCGGATCCGTATGGTTCAGTACAACTTTTGCATTCTACAGCATATGTAGCACCACCAGGATGGTCACCACGTAGTCCAGAATCTCTGCAAAATTTGAATCCAGCTTGTCTTCCACCTACGCAGGAATGGCCCACATCTCCTTCGCCTTCGCCAACTTCATCTTCACATGCAGTATTCAGTAGAAGCGTTGTTGGAACAGCATCACCAACCACAGCTACAGGATGCACTTTATATGTGCCATCAAACCTATCTTCTGTTCCTCAGGAACATAATCATTGTACTGATACTTCAGCTTGGATTCATCCTACTACTCTGTCagagcaacaacaacagcaacaacaatcttatttaaatttaaatttacatttacatcatCAAATGTCATCTTATACGTCAGTTCCTCATACAGGATTACATCATACTTTACACTCAAATGGAACAGATACCGTTCCTCCTGTTGACGAATATGTTCACGAATATCATACTTCTCCTGTTCAATCAACAACACCTGATCGTCATCCACAACATCATCATTCTCAAATGCTACATTTACAACCAATCCAACAAGCTGGAACAGTTTCTCCTGTTAGTGTCGAATACGATACTCCTTCGAAAGAACATCATATACCTGTTAGTTATTCTGAACAAAATGCAGATACATTAAATGATGTACAGTCAGATGAAAATAGAAGATATCTAACAACGGTGATTGATAGACATCATCGACAAGATTCAGATATTGCAAATAATGATCATCAAGCTACTGCTTGGACACCGTTGACACCACCACCGGCACCACAAACTACAGCAATTTGA
- the LOC412975 gene encoding E3 ubiquitin-protein ligase parkin has protein sequence MSFFFGFIRNVFLKMLQLIWFSKRKITNSLSIYVKTNTGNTFAVDLDPKWDIKNVKEIVASQMGTSPEDIKIIFAGKELHNSTIIEECDLGQQSILHAIRTPSQRLNKSKNTNIIDESLEISELNDSGGKPMNETLTDLPLDESDLQENSSMEEKQENRAHFFVYCTTPCKSVTVGKLRVRCATCNSGAVTVDRDPQCWPDVLQPKRITVHCENNFCPIPITVNDDTESQVLYAHFYFKCGKHTSLGEEDEAVPLYLIKPNLRKIPCLACTDVRDMVLVFPCEAGHVTCLDCFRDYCSVRLRERQFQFDDISGYYTLPCPAGCTNSFVPEIHHFHLLTPEQYEQYQRFSTEEYVLRAGGLLCPRPDCGMGIIPESPDDGSDKCRKIQCFGGCGYVFCRRCLQGFHLGECELQPSESSNALYKSGYLLDPQKVNDAKWDEASKKTIKISTKPCPKCRTPTERDGGCMHMVCTRAGCGYHWCWICQTEWTRDCMGNHWFG, from the exons ATGAGTTTCTTTTTTGGCTTTATACGAAATGTATTTCTTAAGATGTTACAATTAATTTGGTTTAgtaaacgaaaaataacgaattcATTAAGCATATATGTGAAAACTAATACGGGAAATACATTTGCTGTTGATTTGGATCCAAAATGGGATATAAAAAACGTAAAAGAGATAGTAGCTTCTCAAATGGGAACATCAcctgaagatataaaaataatatttgcaggAAAAGAACTACATAATTCAACAATAATAGAA GAGTGTGATTTGGGACAACAAAGTATATTGCATGCAATTCGAACTCCATcacaaagattaaataaaagtaaaaatactaatatcaTTGATGAATCTCTtgaaatttctgaattaaatGATAGTGGCGGAAAGCCAATGAATGAAACTCTTACTGATTTACCTTTAGATGAATCAGATCTGCAAGAAAATTCATCCATGGAAG aaaaacaaGAGAATCGAGcacatttttttgtatattgtacAACACCATGTAAATCTGTGACAGTTGGAAAATTAAGAGTAAGATGTGCAACTTGTAATAGTGGAGCAGTTACAGTAGATAGAGATCCTCAGTGCTGGCCAGATGTATTACAACCAAAAAGAATAACAGTtcattgtgaaaataatttttgtccaaTACCTATAACTGTTAATGATGATACAGAATCGCAAGTTTTATATGcacatttctattttaagTGTGGGAAACATACTAGTTTAGGAGAAGAGGATGAAGCAGTTCctctttatcttataaaacCAAACTTAAGAAAAATACCTTGTCTTGCTTGTACAGATGTTag gGATATGGTTTTGGTTTTCCCATGTGAAGCTGGTCATGTGACTTGTCTTGATTGCTTTAGAGATTATTGTTCAGTTCGATTAAGAGAACGTCAATTCCAATTTGATGATATTAGTGGTTATTATACTTTACCATGTCCAGCAGGATGTACAAATTCTTTTGTTCCTGAAATACATCATTTTCATCTTCTTACTCCAGAACAG TATGAACAGTATCAAAGATTTAGCACAGAAGAATATGTGTTACGTGCTGGTGGACTTTTATGTCCAAGACCAGATTGTGGTATGGGTATCATACCAGAGTCTCCAGATGATGGTAGTGATAAATGCagaaaaattcaatgtttTGGTGGTTGTGgg TATGTTTTTTGTAGACGATGTTTACAAGGTTTCCATTTAGGAGAATGTGAATTGCAACCATCAGAATCATCAAATGCCTTGTATAAATCGGGATATTTACTTGATCCACAAAAAGTCAATGAt gcAAAATGGGATGAAGCTagtaaaaaaactattaaaatctCAACAAAACCATGTCCAAAATGTAGAACACCAACTGAAAGAGATg gAGGATGCATGCATATGGTTTGCACTAGAGCAGGATGTGGTTATCATTGGTGTTGGATATGTCAAACAGAATGGACAAGAGATTGTATGGGTAATCATTGGTTTGGATAA
- the LOC100578048 gene encoding uncharacterized protein LOC100578048, translated as MSSSAEKLKRKSNINGRSKKSFNFCSTPVLGKTNKPDSISVSAVDTNSSSSTKEKRREIVAKDVEKKQKKKTKLKQKKLKQKTEDINKTEERNTEKKIKKKKKKKRPKEKIIQIHSDENWETCDEVPRQSSIRNIISRSGSDILFGDLKSPEKIREAPHFVEECLESPILRPRKWEIESPEKINFEENELLPLKDLPLSYVQYNDSDDEDDELFLKKENVIKTYLGIRNKKQIKNDVRIEKCKSWLVDVSVPTTKSDFLWENFVKDNHENIGRYLKSPVYRTDMSSVEYPKKMSNENEKSIKMQYEEKIARKKEDFKSNRIYKEMDTVRGHWDKSSKKWIRVYDQYKYPENEDNECKGMTLNQFLHKCKNQKEHVIELTSSSSSIQQNYNNINQKFEDLRSSPSDKRKRKKKNIENFQPKSKKSRKMILDVSDSELQRINRVRRFASRLFEKERKMYNMSPTISKDTKSEYTVFPLKKVIKKESDDRIEDCKKQRLDERRKKPVIKSIKIVNYNINKQYEQL; from the exons ATGTCTTCTTCAgctgagaaattaaaaagaaaatctaacaTAAATGGTCGATCTAAAAagagtttcaatttttgtagCACACCTGTGCTAGGTAAAACAAATAAACCAGATAGCATAAGTGTATCTGCAGTTGATACTAATTCTTCATCGagtacgaaagaaaaaagaagagaaattgtaGCTAAAGATGTTGAGaagaaacagaaaaagaaaacaaaattaaaacaaaagaaattaaagcaaaaaacagaagatattaataaaacggaAGAGAGAAACacagagaagaaaattaaaaagaaaaaaaagaaaaaaagaccaaaagaaaaaataatacaaatacattCTGATGAAAATTGGGAAACGTGTGATGAAGTCCCGCGACAATCttcaattagaaatattatttcaagatcTGGAAGTGATATCTTGTTTGGAGATTTAAAATCGCcagaaaaaattcgagaagcaCCCCATTTTGTTGAAGAATGTTTAGAATCACCGATTTTACGCCCTCGAAAATGGGAGATCGAAAGtccagaaaaaattaattttgaagaaaatgaattattgccTTTGAAAGATTTACCGTTGTCTTATGTACAATACAATGATTCTGATGATGAAGATGATGAATTATTtctaa aaaaagaaaatgtaattaaaacgtATTTAGgaattagaaataagaaacaaattaaaaatgatgtaagaattgaaaaatgtaaatcatGGTTGGTTGATGTATCGGTTCCAACAACCAAAAGTGATTTTCTTTgggaaaattttgttaaagataATCATGAGAATATTGGTAGATATCTTAAATCACCTGTTTATAGAACAGATATGTCATCAGTAGAATATCCTAAAAAAATGAGCAACGAGaatgaaaaaa gtaTTAAGATgcaatatgaagaaaaaatagcaagaaaaaaggaagattttaaatcaaacagaatatataaagaaatggaTACTGTGCGTGGACATTGGGataaatcttcgaaaaaatGGATTCGTGTTTATGACCAGTACAAATACCCCGAAAATGAAGATAATGAATGTAAAGGGATGACcttaaatcaatttcttcaCAAATGTAAAAATCAGAAAGAACATGTAATAGAACTAACATCTAGTTCTTCTTCAATACagcaaaattataacaatattaatcagaaatttgaagatttaAGAAGTAGTCCgagtgataaaagaaaaagaaaaaaaaaaaatattgaaaattttcaacctAAATCTAAGAAATctagaaaaatgatattagatGTATCAGATTCGGAATTACAAAGGATAAATAGAGTTCGTCGATTTGCATCACGATTatttgaaaaggaaagaaaaatgtacaatATGTCACCCACAATTTCAAAGGACACTAAATCTGAATATACAgtatttccattaaaaaaagtaattaaaaaggaaTCAGATGATAGAATAGAAGATTGCAAAAAACAAAGATtagacgaaagaagaaaaaaacctgtgattaaatcaataaaaatagtaaattataatataaacaaacaatatgagcaattataa